The following proteins come from a genomic window of Triticum aestivum cultivar Chinese Spring chromosome 6A, IWGSC CS RefSeq v2.1, whole genome shotgun sequence:
- the LOC123131053 gene encoding auxin-responsive protein SAUR32-like, with amino-acid sequence MQRDQAEKRGKVKKGWLAVRVGQAQAEAEQGDGFRRFVIPIAYLYHPLFQRLLEAARDTYGYSSAGPLWLPCSVDEFLHLRALVDRETAHSHSSSSHRVHVQAGGHQQHGYSFAPCTRAKVTS; translated from the coding sequence AACGGGACCAGGCGGAGAAGAGGGGGAAGGTGAAGAAGGGGTGGCTGGCGGTGCGGGTCGGCCAGGCCCAGGCGGAGGCGGAGCAGGGCGACGGGTTCCGGCGGTTCGTCATCCCCATCGCCTACCTCTACCACCCGCTCTTCCAGCGGCTGCTGGAGGCGGCCCGGGACACGTACGGCTACAGCTCGGCCGGCCCGCTCTGGCTGCCCTGCTCCGTCGACGAGTTCCTCCACCTCCGCGCGCTCGTCGACCGGGAGACGGCGCACTCGCACTCGTCCTCCTCGCACCGCGTGCACGTGCAGGCCGGCGGCCACCAGCAGCACGGCTACTCCTTCGCCCCGTGCACCCGCGCCAAAGTCACCTCCTGA